A portion of the Flavobacterium limnophilum genome contains these proteins:
- a CDS encoding DUF134 domain-containing protein: MQGFKPFGIAFCDTTPIIMQYEEYETVKLVIYEDLPQDIAADRMEVSRPTLTRIYNSALKKIGQAFVEGKSITIDGGNFEFDKDWYKCKRCFKLIAGIGNHSKCADCSSFGKEELINLNQ; encoded by the coding sequence ATGCAAGGTTTTAAACCATTTGGAATTGCATTTTGTGACACCACACCTATCATTATGCAATATGAAGAATATGAAACCGTTAAATTAGTTATTTATGAAGATCTCCCACAAGACATAGCTGCTGATCGGATGGAAGTTTCGAGACCCACACTAACAAGGATTTACAATAGTGCTTTAAAAAAAATTGGACAGGCCTTTGTAGAAGGTAAATCTATAACTATAGATGGTGGTAATTTCGAATTTGACAAAGATTGGTACAAATGCAAAAGATGTTTCAAACTAATTGCTGGTATCGGAAATCACTCAAAATGTGCTGATTGTTCCTCTTTTGGCAAAGAAGAACTAATTAATTTAAACCAATAA
- a CDS encoding YebC/PmpR family DNA-binding transcriptional regulator: MGRAFEFRKGRKMKRWSAMAKAFTRIGKDIVMAVKEGGPNPEANSRLRAVIQNSKAVNMPKENVERAIKKATDKDTANYKEVLFEGYAPHGIAILVETATDNNNRTVANIRSYFNKCNGTFGTQGSVEFMFDHTCNFRIPAGGIDPEELELELIDFGAEEVFEDEDGILIYAPFGSFGTIQKELESRKIEILSSGFERIPQITKKLTEAEMADVEKLIEKIEEDDDVMNVYHTMEE, translated from the coding sequence ATGGGAAGAGCGTTTGAGTTCAGAAAAGGTAGAAAAATGAAACGTTGGTCGGCAATGGCCAAAGCATTTACCAGAATTGGAAAAGACATAGTAATGGCCGTGAAAGAAGGCGGACCAAATCCTGAAGCCAACTCCAGATTAAGAGCCGTTATCCAAAACTCCAAGGCAGTAAACATGCCTAAAGAAAACGTGGAACGCGCCATCAAGAAAGCAACCGACAAAGACACCGCCAACTATAAAGAGGTTTTGTTTGAAGGCTATGCACCACACGGAATCGCAATTTTGGTGGAAACCGCCACGGACAACAACAACAGGACGGTAGCCAATATCCGAAGCTATTTCAACAAATGCAACGGAACATTTGGAACCCAAGGTTCGGTAGAATTCATGTTTGACCATACCTGTAACTTCCGTATTCCCGCCGGTGGAATAGACCCAGAAGAATTGGAATTGGAATTAATCGATTTTGGTGCCGAAGAAGTTTTTGAAGACGAAGATGGCATCCTGATTTATGCTCCTTTTGGCAGCTTTGGAACCATCCAAAAAGAATTGGAAAGCAGAAAAATTGAAATCCTTTCTTCAGGCTTCGAAAGAATCCCGCAAATCACAAAAAAACTGACAGAAGCCGAAATGGCCGACGTGGAAAAACTAATAGAGAAAATCGAGGAAGATGATGACGTGATGAACGTGTATCACACCATGGAAGAGTAA
- a CDS encoding LIC11966 family surface protein: MKTALSSFLLLFFAIISNAQDFKTPVDYLNYIGKETGTISRSTWKYTTTVAHTKNARRIDATRKSLVKSIQNATKKIEALKDGYKGDVEYKNQLLAYFSISEKQINEEYEKIIDMQEVADQSYDYMEAFIMTRDLVNEKINAEIDKLNANQKIFANKYNIQIGEDTSELGKKMKISNEVFENHTQLYLIFFKVNFTESVLLKAIENNDMSGIQQNSNALEQYANEGLEKLKTFKPYKNDMALVNSTKKVLEFSKKEALELSPNAVSFLMLNQKFQESKKTMDNKAANSRSKEEIDNFNKLVTQMNAEVGNHNKTINKFNVERSNSINNWNVTGDNFIAKYVPID, translated from the coding sequence ATGAAAACTGCCCTAAGTTCGTTTCTATTGCTCTTTTTTGCGATCATTTCCAATGCCCAAGATTTTAAAACACCCGTTGATTACCTGAATTACATCGGCAAAGAAACCGGAACAATCTCCCGCTCCACCTGGAAATACACCACAACGGTTGCCCACACCAAAAACGCCCGACGAATCGATGCCACCAGAAAATCCTTGGTGAAAAGCATACAAAATGCCACCAAAAAAATAGAAGCCTTGAAAGACGGCTACAAAGGCGATGTGGAATACAAGAACCAATTGCTGGCCTATTTTTCTATTTCCGAGAAACAAATCAATGAGGAATACGAGAAAATTATCGACATGCAGGAAGTGGCCGACCAATCTTATGATTATATGGAAGCCTTCATTATGACAAGAGATTTGGTCAATGAAAAAATCAATGCCGAAATCGATAAATTGAATGCCAACCAAAAAATATTCGCCAATAAATACAACATCCAAATTGGGGAAGATACCAGCGAATTGGGCAAAAAAATGAAAATTTCCAATGAAGTTTTCGAAAATCATACCCAATTGTATTTGATATTTTTTAAGGTCAATTTCACCGAATCGGTTTTGTTGAAAGCCATCGAAAACAATGATATGAGCGGGATTCAACAAAACAGCAATGCCTTGGAACAATATGCGAACGAAGGTCTGGAAAAACTAAAAACTTTCAAGCCTTATAAAAACGATATGGCTCTGGTAAATTCCACCAAAAAAGTACTGGAATTCAGCAAGAAAGAAGCGCTTGAATTAAGTCCAAATGCCGTTTCCTTCTTGATGTTGAACCAGAAGTTTCAGGAAAGCAAAAAAACGATGGACAACAAAGCGGCCAACAGCAGATCGAAGGAAGAAATCGACAATTTTAATAAATTGGTTACCCAAATGAATGCAGAAGTGGGAAACCACAATAAGACAATCAACAAGTTCAATGTGGAACGATCCAACAGTATCAACAATTGGAATGTAACCGGCGATAATTTTATTGCCAAATACGTGCCGATTGATTAA
- a CDS encoding carboxy terminal-processing peptidase — translation MKKFSLILFLTTFSLLGQNSAKTCEILSKINALVQQEHFQPKPVNDSLSVYVFDTFMDGLDANRNLFTKTEYEKLCKHRLLLDNYILKNDCSFMDDFVSMYQLALERKKKVLEKIQNEVLDYNAKDTVKFSKKNFPFDLVATDFERVWKKRVRFDILEDISKLGSNLDSLAPHFAKLEKTAKAKIFETYLCKLNSILGSQKGLGYDLQNDFLNIFCAYFDPHTNYFSLDAKTSFMSSLSTSGLSLGLNVTLNEKEEIVVSEIVPGGPADKSKKLEKDDVILKVSNKKGEEYLVSCAPLEKIGELIFSDANEQIELTIQKKNGNILPILLKKQVMKATANTVYSFIAEKETKIGYINIPNFYSDFDGFSAQGCADDVAKEITKFQNDNIQGLIIDLQNNGGGSMEEAIKLAGMFIDFGPVSVLVNNKGKHTILKDYSRGVSYFGPIVILINGNSASASEFFAAAMQDYNRAIVVGSTSLGKASMQSIVPLDGNQQDFVKLTLEKFYRITGDSNQIKGVVPDIALPILYDSIVQRENSYKTALKYDKINTKAKFNAFKKDYYPTLIAQSNARSKNNARFNEIIFANQEINALYNNQKKPLRLAFKDVFKDVHEIDALWKKVKKITATETSCIITNNSYDLDKLQFDPFQQESNTSKIKDLKTNPYLEEAVAILNDFNNLKK, via the coding sequence ATGAAGAAATTTTCACTGATATTGTTCTTGACGACATTTTCACTATTGGGTCAAAATAGCGCCAAGACTTGTGAAATACTTTCAAAAATAAATGCTTTGGTACAACAAGAGCATTTTCAACCCAAACCTGTAAACGACAGCCTTTCGGTTTACGTTTTTGACACTTTTATGGACGGTTTGGACGCCAATCGCAATTTATTTACCAAAACAGAATACGAAAAACTCTGCAAACACAGGCTGTTGCTGGATAATTATATTTTAAAAAACGATTGCTCCTTCATGGACGATTTTGTTTCGATGTACCAATTGGCATTGGAAAGAAAGAAAAAAGTGCTCGAAAAAATTCAAAATGAAGTCTTGGATTACAATGCCAAGGACACGGTTAAATTCTCCAAGAAAAACTTCCCTTTTGATTTGGTCGCAACCGATTTTGAACGCGTCTGGAAAAAGAGGGTTCGCTTTGACATTCTGGAAGACATTTCGAAACTGGGTTCCAACCTGGATTCACTCGCACCCCATTTTGCAAAACTCGAAAAAACGGCAAAAGCCAAAATATTCGAAACCTATTTGTGCAAATTAAACAGTATTCTGGGCAGCCAAAAAGGATTGGGTTACGATCTTCAAAATGATTTCCTGAATATTTTTTGCGCCTATTTCGACCCACACACCAACTACTTTTCATTGGATGCCAAAACCAGTTTCATGTCGAGTTTGTCCACCAGCGGTTTGTCGTTGGGACTCAACGTGACGCTGAATGAAAAAGAAGAAATTGTAGTTTCGGAAATTGTTCCCGGTGGCCCGGCTGACAAGTCCAAAAAACTGGAAAAAGACGACGTGATTCTAAAGGTTTCCAACAAAAAAGGCGAAGAATATTTGGTTTCTTGCGCTCCTTTGGAGAAAATTGGCGAACTCATTTTTTCGGATGCCAATGAACAAATCGAGTTGACCATCCAGAAGAAAAACGGAAACATCCTGCCGATTCTGCTCAAAAAACAAGTGATGAAGGCCACTGCAAATACCGTTTACAGCTTCATTGCCGAGAAAGAAACCAAAATAGGCTACATCAACATCCCCAATTTCTATTCGGATTTTGACGGATTCAGTGCCCAAGGCTGTGCCGATGACGTGGCCAAGGAAATTACAAAATTCCAAAACGACAACATTCAAGGATTGATCATCGACCTGCAAAATAACGGTGGCGGTTCGATGGAAGAAGCCATAAAATTGGCCGGTATGTTCATCGATTTTGGCCCCGTTTCGGTTTTGGTCAACAACAAAGGCAAGCACACCATCCTGAAAGATTACAGTCGGGGCGTGTCTTATTTTGGACCAATTGTTATTCTAATCAATGGCAACTCGGCATCGGCAAGCGAGTTTTTTGCCGCCGCCATGCAGGACTACAATCGAGCCATTGTTGTTGGAAGCACTTCCTTGGGCAAGGCTTCGATGCAATCCATCGTTCCCCTGGACGGAAACCAGCAGGATTTTGTAAAACTCACGCTGGAAAAATTCTACCGCATCACCGGCGACAGCAACCAAATAAAAGGAGTTGTTCCGGATATCGCGCTTCCCATATTGTATGACAGCATCGTTCAACGGGAAAACAGTTACAAAACCGCCTTGAAATATGACAAAATCAATACCAAGGCCAAGTTTAATGCCTTTAAAAAAGATTATTATCCAACATTGATAGCACAAAGCAATGCCCGATCGAAAAACAATGCCCGATTCAACGAAATCATTTTCGCCAACCAGGAAATCAATGCGTTGTACAACAATCAAAAAAAACCACTTCGACTAGCCTTCAAGGACGTCTTTAAAGATGTTCACGAAATTGACGCGCTTTGGAAAAAAGTCAAAAAAATCACGGCAACGGAAACCAGCTGCATCATAACGAACAATTCTTACGACTTGGACAAATTGCAGTTCGACCCTTTTCAGCAGGAAAGCAACACTTCCAAAATCAAGGACCTGAAAACCAATCCTTATCTAGAAGAAGCCGTGGCCATACTTAACGACTTCAATAATTTAAAAAAATAA